The Nitrospira sp. genome contains a region encoding:
- the asnB gene encoding asparagine synthase (glutamine-hydrolyzing) translates to MCGIAALFCPDPYPLDDLIRKMTTVVRHRGPDGEGAVMFSARDFVSTPVGGTDTPDEAYDSRLTYAPRRNGRPVIDAVMALGHRRLAIIDLSVTGHQPMCTADGRVWITYNGEIYNHLELRHELRQLGHVFVSQSDTEVILQAYLAWGAQCVDRFNGMFAFVLIDRRAGRVFAARDRFGVKPLYLWRSPEGLVAMASEIKQFTVLPGWSPRVNGQSVYDFLNWGLLDHSEETMFQGVCQLRGGECVDGSIEDLQKTFPVRRWYQLTPRPFSGDMKMAADEFVALFTDAVRLRLRADVPVGSCLSGGLDSSSIVCVANLLLQSTGAGYHQNTFSACATEKRFDERNHVDVVVGHTGVKSHYVYPNLDDLFKKLDAMTWHQDEPFGSTSICAQWEVFELAKHARVNVLLDGQGADELLAGYHGFFASHFAGLFVMWRWGTLLREARAAKHLHGLSYASSAKYLGNTVLPEPLRQPLRRLFGKRSSVPYWINRERLAFDARDPNLTYGVKTTSVNQMAHAMLTATSVPMLLHWEDRDSMAHSVESRLPFLDYRVVEFLTGLPPEMKLWNATTKQVLREAMRGTLPEPIRTRMDKMGFVTPEETWIRKDAPERFRLELRRAVDASQGVLNASALDHFDAVIGGRESFNFLVWRMISFGQWMERFSVRAAA, encoded by the coding sequence ATGTGTGGTATCGCAGCGCTCTTTTGTCCTGATCCCTATCCCTTGGACGATCTTATTCGAAAGATGACCACGGTGGTTCGCCATCGAGGCCCAGACGGCGAAGGGGCTGTGATGTTTTCAGCTCGGGATTTCGTATCGACACCGGTTGGAGGAACGGATACTCCGGACGAGGCGTACGACTCAAGACTGACCTATGCGCCCAGGCGGAATGGTAGGCCGGTCATTGATGCGGTTATGGCGTTGGGCCATCGCCGTCTTGCCATCATCGATCTCTCCGTAACCGGTCACCAGCCGATGTGCACGGCGGATGGCCGCGTGTGGATCACGTATAACGGAGAAATCTACAATCATCTCGAACTGCGGCATGAGCTTCGGCAACTGGGGCATGTCTTTGTCTCGCAGAGCGATACGGAGGTCATCCTGCAAGCCTACCTCGCCTGGGGCGCACAATGTGTCGATCGATTCAACGGCATGTTCGCCTTCGTGCTCATTGACCGAAGGGCAGGGCGGGTGTTTGCCGCACGCGATCGATTCGGCGTCAAACCGCTCTACCTTTGGCGTTCGCCGGAGGGATTGGTCGCCATGGCATCGGAGATTAAACAGTTTACGGTGCTGCCGGGGTGGTCGCCAAGAGTCAACGGGCAATCAGTGTATGACTTCTTGAACTGGGGATTGCTCGATCATAGTGAAGAGACGATGTTCCAAGGTGTCTGCCAGCTCAGAGGAGGCGAGTGTGTAGACGGATCTATCGAGGATCTTCAAAAGACTTTTCCGGTTCGCAGGTGGTATCAACTGACGCCACGTCCTTTTTCAGGGGACATGAAAATGGCCGCCGATGAGTTTGTTGCGCTGTTTACGGATGCGGTACGGCTTCGTCTGCGCGCCGACGTCCCCGTCGGATCCTGTCTGTCCGGCGGGCTCGACTCGTCGTCGATCGTCTGCGTGGCGAATCTGCTCCTCCAATCCACCGGAGCTGGATACCACCAGAACACCTTTTCGGCTTGCGCCACGGAGAAACGATTTGATGAGCGGAACCATGTCGATGTCGTTGTCGGGCACACCGGTGTGAAATCTCATTACGTCTATCCGAACCTGGACGATCTTTTCAAAAAGCTTGATGCCATGACCTGGCATCAGGATGAACCGTTCGGTTCAACGAGCATTTGCGCCCAATGGGAGGTCTTTGAGCTCGCGAAGCACGCACGCGTGAACGTGTTGTTGGATGGGCAGGGGGCAGATGAGCTGCTCGCTGGTTATCACGGGTTTTTCGCCTCGCATTTTGCCGGACTATTTGTGATGTGGCGATGGGGGACATTGCTCCGAGAGGCGCGCGCGGCTAAGCATCTTCATGGGCTGAGTTATGCCAGCTCCGCCAAGTACCTTGGGAACACAGTCCTGCCCGAACCGTTGCGTCAACCTTTGCGCCGGCTCTTTGGAAAACGATCGTCGGTGCCTTATTGGATCAATCGAGAACGGCTTGCATTTGATGCCCGAGATCCCAATCTCACCTACGGCGTCAAAACAACCTCAGTGAACCAGATGGCCCATGCCATGCTGACAGCCACCAGTGTACCGATGTTGCTGCATTGGGAGGATCGTGATTCCATGGCTCATAGTGTCGAGTCGAGGCTGCCCTTTCTCGATTATAGGGTCGTGGAGTTCCTGACAGGGCTTCCCCCCGAAATGAAGTTATGGAATGCCACAACGAAGCAGGTCTTACGCGAAGCGATGCGGGGAACCTTGCCTGAGCCGATCCGCACACGAATGGATAAAATGGGTTTTGTGACACCGGAAGAAACGTGGATCCGCAAGGATGCGCCCGAGCGCTTTCGCCTTGAGCTGCGCCGTGCTGTAGATGCTTCGCAGGGCGTACTCAACGCCTCGGCACTCGACCATTTCGATGCCGTGATCGGCGGCCGCGAATCGTTCAACTTCCTGGTGTGGAGAATGATCAGTTTCGGGCAGTGGATGGAGCGGTTTAGCGTGAGAGCGGCGGCGTAA
- the asnB gene encoding asparagine synthase (glutamine-hydrolyzing) produces the protein MCGIAGILSLESERIDNLRRSLEVMSKLQRHRGPDGEGTWLHSSGTVGFAHRRLSIIDVASGQQPMNDRAGNWIIHNGEIYNYLELRDELGANLFKTHSDTEVILHAYHKWGVECLNQFRGMFAFALWDEANATLLCARDPFGIKPLYYCVVRGTLYFASEVKALLPFVPEISTDVEGLKDYLTFQFCLDGKTLFSGIQELQPGHVLIARNGRIETRRYWEVYYHLDFNHTAKYFEEQLRFLMQDSVALHLRSDVPVGAYVSGGFDSSIIASLASERQAHELIGFSGKFSIREAYDESNYARDLAQFRSFPLHEIDITAEDFVENIERVIYHLDFPVAGPGSFPQFMVSRLAAQHRKVVLGGQGGDEIFGGYARYLIAYFEQCIKAAIDGTMHSGNFIVTYESIIPNLTALRNYKPLLQQFWRDGLFEELDKRYFRLVNRAALHADEVRWDLLGAYSPFETFRKIFRGSNVQKESYFDSMTHFDFKTLLPALLHVEDRMSMAHGLESRVPFLDRPLVEMAATIPADIKFKDGHMKHVLRSALGSVLPESIVRRTDKMGFPVPLQEWVGGKGKVRDYVTDVLSSQKALERPLISNRTVLAGLGRELQFGRKLWGFLCLELWQRVFHDKAYEYRRLLMNEETPP, from the coding sequence ATGTGCGGTATCGCCGGCATACTGAGCCTTGAATCTGAACGGATCGACAATCTTCGGCGTTCGCTGGAGGTGATGAGTAAACTCCAGCGACACCGCGGTCCGGACGGCGAGGGGACATGGTTGCACTCCTCCGGAACAGTGGGGTTCGCCCATCGCCGGTTGAGCATCATCGATGTCGCCTCCGGTCAGCAGCCGATGAACGATCGCGCCGGCAATTGGATCATCCACAACGGAGAGATTTACAACTACCTCGAGTTGCGTGATGAGTTGGGGGCGAATCTGTTCAAGACGCACTCCGACACCGAAGTCATTCTACACGCCTATCACAAGTGGGGAGTGGAGTGTCTCAACCAGTTTCGCGGGATGTTTGCATTCGCGTTGTGGGACGAGGCCAACGCCACACTTCTATGCGCCAGGGACCCGTTCGGGATCAAACCGTTGTACTACTGCGTGGTGAGAGGCACGCTCTATTTCGCTTCCGAGGTGAAAGCGTTGCTGCCGTTCGTGCCTGAGATCTCGACCGATGTGGAAGGGTTAAAAGATTACCTCACATTCCAGTTTTGTTTAGACGGCAAGACACTCTTCAGCGGAATTCAGGAGCTTCAGCCGGGGCATGTGTTGATCGCGCGAAACGGCCGGATCGAAACACGACGCTATTGGGAGGTGTATTACCATCTCGATTTCAACCATACGGCGAAGTACTTCGAAGAGCAGCTTCGATTCTTGATGCAGGATTCCGTGGCGCTCCATCTTCGGAGCGACGTCCCGGTAGGCGCATATGTCAGCGGAGGATTCGATTCAAGCATCATCGCCTCGTTGGCGTCTGAACGGCAAGCCCATGAGCTGATCGGGTTTTCCGGGAAATTTTCCATCCGAGAAGCCTACGATGAGAGCAACTATGCCCGCGACCTGGCGCAATTCAGATCCTTTCCGCTCCACGAGATCGACATTACCGCTGAAGACTTTGTCGAGAACATTGAGCGGGTCATCTATCACTTGGACTTTCCGGTAGCCGGTCCCGGATCATTCCCTCAGTTCATGGTGTCCCGGCTCGCCGCCCAGCATCGGAAGGTCGTGCTTGGAGGACAGGGAGGCGACGAGATTTTCGGAGGCTATGCGCGCTATCTCATCGCCTATTTTGAGCAATGCATCAAAGCTGCCATTGACGGCACAATGCATTCCGGCAACTTCATCGTCACCTATGAGTCCATCATTCCCAATCTCACCGCACTCCGAAACTACAAGCCTTTGTTACAACAGTTCTGGCGCGACGGATTGTTCGAGGAACTCGACAAGCGCTACTTTAGATTGGTGAATCGCGCGGCGTTGCATGCCGACGAGGTGCGATGGGACCTCTTGGGCGCGTACTCGCCCTTCGAGACGTTCAGGAAGATTTTCCGCGGTTCTAACGTTCAGAAAGAGTCCTACTTCGACAGTATGACGCATTTCGATTTCAAAACGCTGCTCCCGGCATTGCTCCATGTGGAAGACCGTATGAGTATGGCGCATGGCCTGGAATCCCGCGTGCCGTTCCTCGATCGCCCGCTGGTAGAAATGGCTGCAACCATTCCGGCGGATATCAAATTCAAGGACGGGCATATGAAGCATGTGCTGAGAAGCGCCCTGGGGTCGGTTTTACCCGAATCGATCGTTCGGCGGACAGATAAGATGGGTTTCCCGGTTCCGTTGCAGGAATGGGTGGGGGGAAAGGGAAAGGTCCGCGATTATGTGACCGACGTTCTATCGTCTCAAAAGGCTTTAGAGCGTCCGTTGATCAGCAACCGAACGGTTCTGGCCGGGTTGGGGCGCGAATTACAATTTGGACGAAAGTTGTGGGGCTTCCTGTGTCTGGAATTGTGGCAGCGAGTTTTTCACGATAAGGCATATGAGTATAGACGTCTGTTGATGAATGAGGAGACACCACCATGA
- a CDS encoding SDR family NAD(P)-dependent oxidoreductase: MKLLITGADGFIGSHLTEALVRGGHDVRAFVFYNSFNSWGWLDHCNEDVSGKFEVFPGDVRDPHGVRTAMKGCEAVLHLAALIAIPYSYHSPDTYVDTNVKGTLNVLQAARELGVKRIIHTSTSEVYGTARFVPITEDHPLQGQSPYSATKIAADQLAYSFYASFGLPVVIARPFNTYGPRQSARAVIPTIITQIAAGHRQVNLGAVSPTRDFNFVLDTVAGFMAMLNSDRGLGEVVNLGSNFEISIGDTARLIAEAMHADIEVVTDEARLRPEHSEVERLWADNRKAKELFDWQPRYGGREGFKRGLVETVQWFARPEHLHRYKSDVYNL, from the coding sequence ATGAAGCTGCTGATCACCGGCGCCGACGGTTTTATTGGTTCCCACCTGACGGAGGCTCTGGTTCGTGGAGGTCACGATGTTCGTGCCTTCGTGTTTTACAATTCATTCAACTCCTGGGGGTGGCTGGATCATTGCAACGAGGATGTGAGCGGGAAATTCGAAGTATTTCCGGGCGATGTCCGAGACCCGCATGGTGTGCGTACGGCAATGAAAGGATGCGAGGCGGTTTTGCATCTCGCGGCCTTGATTGCGATTCCCTATTCCTACCATTCTCCCGACACCTACGTGGACACCAATGTGAAAGGCACGCTGAACGTGCTGCAGGCGGCGCGTGAGCTGGGTGTCAAGCGGATCATTCATACGTCGACCAGCGAGGTATATGGCACGGCTCGGTTTGTGCCCATTACAGAAGATCATCCATTGCAAGGTCAGTCGCCGTACTCGGCGACCAAGATCGCCGCTGACCAACTGGCCTATTCCTTCTATGCTTCGTTTGGACTGCCGGTCGTCATTGCACGCCCGTTTAATACCTATGGCCCGCGCCAATCTGCGCGGGCCGTGATTCCGACGATCATTACACAGATTGCTGCCGGTCACCGACAGGTGAATCTTGGCGCAGTGTCACCCACACGCGACTTCAATTTCGTGCTGGATACCGTGGCGGGTTTCATGGCGATGTTGAATTCCGATCGAGGCTTGGGAGAAGTCGTCAATCTGGGCAGCAACTTCGAGATTTCCATCGGAGACACCGCTCGATTGATTGCCGAAGCCATGCATGCCGACATTGAAGTGGTCACAGACGAAGCGCGCCTGCGTCCCGAACATTCCGAAGTGGAACGCCTATGGGCAGATAACAGGAAAGCCAAGGAATTGTTTGACTGGCAACCTCGGTACGGCGGTCGCGAGGGCTTCAAGCGTGGTCTAGTCGAGACGGTTCAATGGTTTGCACGGCCCGAGCATTTGCATCGGTACAAGTCTGATGTTTACAACCTGTGA
- a CDS encoding NAD-dependent epimerase/dehydratase family protein yields the protein MDALKRTRCLVVGGAGFVGSNLIHLLLDHECEGVTIIDNFLSAERFNVPDDPRVDLREGSIADDSILTGLSDEFDYVFHLATYHGNQSSIANPLEDHANNLITTLKLYERMKSFRRVKKLVYAASGCTLAPHTYGSAQPTTEDGPVPIELDSPYQISKVVGEFYSVYYHHQHGLPTVRARFQNVYGPREILGAGRWRGTPATVWRNVTPAFIYRALKKMPLRVENHGRASRDFIYVEDIARGLVACAGAGKAGEVYNLASGVETSILELARSINKLTGNSADIEFLSERPWDRSGKRFGSTEKAKREIGFEVRIDLLDGLSKTIEWTTRNLSAIDGCIQKHDLQIKNFVADQ from the coding sequence ATGGATGCGTTGAAAAGGACGAGATGTCTGGTGGTGGGTGGAGCCGGCTTCGTCGGGAGTAATCTGATTCACCTGTTGCTTGATCATGAATGCGAAGGGGTGACAATCATCGATAATTTCTTGTCGGCAGAACGATTCAACGTGCCGGACGATCCTCGCGTGGACTTGCGGGAAGGGTCGATTGCCGATGACAGTATCCTGACCGGCCTAAGCGATGAGTTCGACTATGTTTTTCATCTCGCCACCTATCATGGCAATCAAAGTTCGATCGCCAATCCGCTCGAAGATCATGCGAACAATCTCATTACCACGCTTAAACTGTATGAAAGGATGAAAAGCTTTCGCCGCGTAAAGAAGCTGGTCTATGCGGCGTCCGGCTGCACCCTCGCTCCTCATACGTATGGTTCTGCTCAGCCCACCACGGAGGATGGTCCGGTTCCCATCGAGTTGGACAGCCCTTACCAGATTTCAAAAGTAGTTGGTGAGTTCTACTCTGTCTATTACCACCATCAGCATGGGCTTCCGACCGTGCGTGCGAGATTCCAGAATGTCTATGGGCCACGGGAGATTCTTGGCGCTGGGCGTTGGCGTGGAACTCCGGCGACCGTGTGGCGCAATGTCACTCCGGCCTTTATTTACCGCGCGTTAAAAAAGATGCCATTGCGCGTGGAAAACCATGGGCGTGCGAGCCGCGACTTCATCTATGTTGAGGATATCGCGCGAGGTTTGGTGGCTTGCGCGGGCGCGGGTAAGGCCGGTGAGGTCTATAACTTGGCGAGCGGAGTGGAGACGTCAATTCTGGAACTTGCCAGATCAATAAATAAATTGACCGGTAATAGCGCCGATATCGAATTTCTGTCCGAACGACCTTGGGATAGATCGGGCAAACGGTTCGGTAGTACGGAGAAGGCCAAACGGGAGATCGGTTTTGAAGTACGTATAGATCTCCTCGATGGTCTTTCGAAGACGATCGAATGGACAACACGGAATTTGAGTGCCATCGATGGGTGCATTCAAAAACACGACTTACAGATAAAGAACTTCGTCGCCGATCAATGA
- a CDS encoding NAD-dependent epimerase/dehydratase family protein, translating to MKVLITGGAGFIGSHLADRLIGQGHEVCAIDNYATGRRDNLTPHGRLRVVEGTIADQSLVDRSFDEFGPDQVVHAAASYKDPENWREDTLTNCVGTAHIVQAAQRHHVQRLIYFQTALCYGLKPLEQPITIDHPIRSEGSSYAISKTAGEQYVMLSGLDWVSFRLANAYGPRNLSGPLPTFYHRLTNNKPCFVMDTRRDFIYIDDLIEVVLMAVAGKGQSGPYHVSSGSDLAIKDLFNATIQALRITLEQDVEVRPRSLDDVYTILLDPSKTLRVFSGWHVRTPLEQGVTAAIEWYKKFGISQTFTHLKPADEKK from the coding sequence ATGAAAGTATTGATCACGGGAGGCGCCGGATTCATAGGATCGCATCTGGCGGATCGCCTCATAGGACAGGGGCACGAGGTGTGCGCCATCGATAATTATGCGACCGGCCGTCGGGACAATCTCACACCGCATGGCCGACTCAGAGTGGTGGAAGGAACGATTGCGGATCAGTCCCTCGTCGATCGGTCGTTTGATGAGTTCGGACCAGACCAGGTCGTTCACGCGGCTGCCTCCTATAAAGACCCGGAGAATTGGAGGGAAGACACGCTCACGAACTGTGTCGGTACCGCACATATTGTGCAGGCTGCACAACGCCATCACGTACAAAGGCTCATCTATTTTCAGACTGCGTTGTGTTACGGCCTGAAGCCGTTGGAGCAGCCGATCACGATCGACCATCCGATTCGGTCTGAGGGCAGCAGCTATGCCATCAGTAAGACGGCCGGGGAACAGTATGTCATGCTGAGCGGACTGGATTGGGTCTCGTTCCGGCTTGCCAATGCGTACGGACCTCGAAATCTCAGCGGGCCTCTTCCGACGTTCTATCACCGCCTGACCAATAACAAGCCCTGCTTTGTCATGGATACCCGGCGGGATTTCATTTACATCGATGATCTCATCGAGGTCGTGTTGATGGCGGTTGCGGGGAAGGGACAGTCCGGACCCTACCACGTCTCTTCCGGATCCGACCTTGCCATCAAAGATCTTTTCAATGCGACGATTCAAGCACTCCGAATCACGCTGGAACAGGACGTCGAAGTGCGGCCTCGCAGTCTCGATGATGTGTACACCATATTGCTGGATCCTTCTAAAACGCTTCGCGTATTTTCTGGGTGGCACGTGCGCACGCCTTTGGAGCAGGGTGTAACCGCCGCCATCGAGTGGTACAAGAAATTCGGCATCAGCCAGACATTCACACACTTGAAGCCTGCTGATGAGAAGAAGTAG
- a CDS encoding capsular biosynthesis protein, translated as MATVLVISFTDLKQDPRVRRQIEALRTHHAVIAAGTGDPAMSDVRFLGCKRNARTFTRRCVGGIKLLSRRYESHYWSREHVQELHRKLEGVAFDTVIANDVEALPLALSLAGTRPVILDAHEYAPRELEERLVWRLFHQGHAHYLCKTYIPKTARVITVADGIAEEYRRLLGVKPVVIQNAAPSHILAPRATPTRPIRMIHHGYAMPTRQIEKMIEVMQWVDDRFELDLMLVPNFPEYIQKLKAKASGNPRVRFLSPVSMEALVPFTNAYDIGLYLLSPSSFNNLHALPNKFFEFLQARLAVAIGPSPEMAKIVREFGCGVVAKDFAPASLARALNHLTSSDIDRMKAGSERAAQTHTAERNAEKLGQVVADVLGEL; from the coding sequence ATGGCGACGGTTCTTGTCATTTCATTCACTGATCTAAAGCAGGATCCTCGTGTTCGCCGGCAGATCGAAGCCCTTCGAACACATCACGCGGTGATTGCTGCAGGCACCGGCGATCCTGCAATGTCCGATGTTCGCTTTCTTGGTTGCAAGCGCAATGCTCGGACTTTCACGCGAAGATGTGTAGGAGGCATTAAACTGCTCTCACGCCGGTATGAATCGCACTATTGGTCAAGGGAACATGTTCAAGAGCTCCATCGCAAGCTGGAAGGGGTCGCCTTCGATACGGTGATTGCGAATGATGTGGAGGCGTTGCCTCTGGCACTTTCACTTGCCGGCACTCGACCGGTCATCCTCGACGCGCATGAATATGCTCCTCGGGAATTGGAGGAGCGATTGGTGTGGCGTCTATTCCATCAGGGGCATGCTCACTATCTCTGCAAGACATACATTCCAAAGACGGCACGAGTCATAACGGTGGCAGACGGCATCGCCGAAGAGTATCGCCGTCTGCTTGGAGTCAAGCCTGTCGTCATTCAGAACGCCGCTCCAAGCCATATCCTGGCTCCCCGTGCGACACCAACGCGGCCGATCCGCATGATACATCATGGCTATGCGATGCCGACGAGGCAGATCGAGAAGATGATCGAGGTCATGCAATGGGTGGATGACCGCTTTGAACTCGACCTCATGCTGGTTCCGAACTTTCCCGAATACATTCAAAAGCTAAAGGCGAAAGCTTCTGGTAATCCGCGGGTTCGATTTCTCTCGCCGGTATCGATGGAAGCGCTTGTGCCGTTCACCAATGCCTACGATATTGGCCTGTACCTGTTATCCCCTTCCAGCTTCAACAATCTTCATGCACTTCCGAATAAGTTTTTTGAATTCCTCCAGGCTCGCCTTGCTGTGGCGATCGGGCCATCTCCCGAGATGGCCAAAATCGTGCGCGAGTTCGGATGTGGTGTCGTAGCGAAAGATTTTGCACCGGCCTCCCTCGCGCGCGCGCTCAATCACCTGACATCGTCCGATATTGATCGGATGAAAGCCGGCTCCGAGCGGGCGGCGCAGACCCATACTGCTGAACGCAATGCCGAGAAATTGGGCCAGGTGGTGGCTGACGTACTTGGAGAGTTGTAG
- a CDS encoding glycosyltransferase: MPRVIVCHDIHALVVGIKLKKLMGCSVIYDSHEVWPEAFLDAGRLERRVIAFIEGRAIRKADAVITVNPQIARYLERQYGIEHVVSVPNAEPLRKGVEPSSARPITFPIKILVQGRIVPERGFEELLSAWALIDDERAVLLLRAPTNEYFQRLCEAHRDLISNGRIRIEEAVAEDQLVEAASRADVGVISYRGPNLNHVYCCPNKLSQYMQAGLAILSTSDAQYVSQILNQYKCGLTYDPSRPGDLKEAVKLLINDTTLLCSLKENAHKATHAGFNWACQSLPYRQAIEKFFVEEVSHQCP; this comes from the coding sequence GTGCCTCGAGTCATTGTTTGTCACGATATACACGCTTTGGTGGTCGGGATAAAACTTAAAAAACTCATGGGCTGCTCCGTGATTTATGATTCCCATGAAGTATGGCCGGAGGCTTTCCTGGATGCTGGAAGGTTAGAACGGCGTGTCATTGCATTTATCGAAGGCAGAGCGATCAGAAAAGCCGATGCCGTCATCACGGTCAACCCTCAGATCGCGCGTTATCTCGAGCGTCAATATGGAATCGAACACGTTGTTTCGGTTCCTAATGCTGAGCCCTTGAGAAAGGGTGTGGAACCCTCCAGCGCTCGACCGATCACCTTTCCGATCAAGATTCTGGTTCAAGGCCGCATTGTACCGGAGCGAGGCTTTGAAGAACTCCTGAGTGCATGGGCCCTCATCGATGACGAGAGAGCTGTGCTCTTGTTGCGGGCTCCAACGAACGAATACTTTCAACGATTGTGTGAAGCCCATCGCGATCTCATCTCAAACGGACGTATCCGGATAGAAGAGGCGGTGGCTGAGGATCAACTGGTTGAGGCGGCATCACGAGCCGATGTCGGTGTAATTTCTTACCGAGGGCCGAACCTCAATCATGTGTACTGCTGTCCCAATAAGCTCTCGCAATACATGCAAGCAGGACTGGCGATACTCTCCACCAGCGACGCGCAATATGTGTCCCAGATCCTCAATCAATATAAATGTGGGCTTACGTATGATCCGTCAAGACCAGGCGATTTGAAAGAAGCTGTGAAGCTGTTGATCAACGATACGACACTGCTCTGTTCGCTTAAGGAGAACGCCCACAAAGCGACTCATGCCGGGTTCAACTGGGCCTGCCAGTCTTTGCCGTACCGGCAAGCCATAGAAAAGTTCTTTGTCGAGGAAGTGTCACACCAATGTCCCTAG
- the wecB gene encoding UDP-N-acetylglucosamine 2-epimerase (non-hydrolyzing), with amino-acid sequence MKCLSIVGARPQFIKASPLTIALRKRNDEILVHTGQHYDHGMSDVFFEDLGIPAPDYHLGIGSGSHGVQTGAMLKAVEEVLQKELPDVVIVYGDTNSTLAAALAAAKLHIPVAHVEAGLRSFNRTMPEEINRVMTDHLSTWLFAPSTVSRDNLGREGIEAGVHVVGDIMYDALLLHRASAERRSNILTRLELSPRSYYVATIHRAENTDHPDRLRSILQAFQTVKKPVILPLHPRTKKKLNEYAVQAGNNVRCLDPLGYLDMVRLQEHAACVLTDSGGVQKEAYYLRIPCVTFRTETEWIETVTAGWNIVCGSDTATIVNAVEKMERCQAPHRSLYGDGRATERIVEVLTSRKE; translated from the coding sequence ATGAAATGTCTGTCTATTGTCGGCGCCAGGCCGCAATTCATCAAAGCCAGTCCCCTGACGATCGCCTTACGAAAGCGGAATGATGAGATACTGGTTCATACGGGCCAACACTATGACCACGGCATGTCGGACGTCTTCTTCGAAGACCTCGGAATTCCCGCACCGGATTATCATCTCGGTATAGGAAGCGGCTCGCATGGCGTGCAAACAGGTGCGATGTTGAAAGCAGTCGAGGAGGTGTTGCAAAAGGAACTACCGGACGTGGTGATCGTGTACGGAGATACCAATTCAACCTTGGCCGCTGCGTTGGCTGCAGCCAAGTTACATATCCCCGTCGCGCATGTTGAAGCAGGGCTGCGGAGTTTCAATCGAACGATGCCGGAAGAAATCAACCGTGTCATGACGGATCATCTGTCGACATGGCTCTTTGCTCCGTCGACGGTATCACGCGACAACTTAGGTCGGGAAGGTATCGAGGCCGGTGTTCATGTAGTCGGCGACATCATGTACGACGCATTGCTCCTCCACCGTGCGAGTGCGGAGCGCCGATCGAACATATTGACACGCCTCGAACTATCTCCACGCTCTTACTATGTGGCTACCATACATCGAGCTGAGAACACCGACCATCCTGACCGGCTTCGTTCTATATTACAGGCCTTTCAGACCGTGAAAAAGCCCGTGATTTTGCCTCTTCATCCGCGGACGAAAAAGAAACTGAATGAGTACGCTGTTCAGGCGGGAAACAATGTCCGGTGCCTGGATCCTCTGGGGTATTTGGACATGGTCCGGCTCCAAGAGCATGCCGCTTGTGTGCTGACTGATTCAGGCGGAGTCCAGAAGGAAGCATATTATCTGCGGATTCCCTGTGTGACGTTCAGAACCGAAACGGAATGGATAGAGACCGTCACGGCAGGCTGGAATATTGTGTGTGGGAGCGATACGGCGACCATCGTGAACGCTGTCGAAAAGATGGAGAGGTGCCAAGCGCCTCATCGGAGTTTGTACGGCGATGGCCGTGCGACAGAACGGATCGTAGAGGTCCTCACCTCTCGCAAGGAGTAA